One region of Natronobacterium texcoconense genomic DNA includes:
- a CDS encoding acyltransferase translates to MSSQQPVVRGTKCTIADDATVGHGEFDEPTRIGDGATIRDGSIIYGDVTIGDEFTTGHDVLVREGTEIGDDVLVGTKTVIDGQTTIGSHVSLQTNVYVPTETTIESNVFVGPGAVLTNDEYPIRTEADLEGPTLESGASVGANATILPGVTIGENAFVAAGAVVTDDVPADSLAVGAPATIEELPEPLEGPNQIA, encoded by the coding sequence ATGAGTAGCCAGCAACCCGTCGTCCGGGGAACGAAGTGTACGATCGCCGACGACGCGACGGTCGGCCACGGCGAGTTCGACGAACCGACGCGAATCGGCGACGGAGCGACGATCAGAGACGGTTCTATCATCTACGGCGACGTAACGATCGGCGACGAGTTCACGACGGGCCACGACGTCCTGGTACGGGAAGGGACGGAGATCGGTGACGACGTCCTCGTCGGCACGAAGACAGTCATCGACGGCCAGACGACGATCGGCTCCCACGTCAGCCTCCAGACGAACGTCTACGTCCCGACCGAGACGACCATCGAGAGCAACGTCTTCGTCGGCCCCGGTGCAGTTCTGACCAACGACGAGTATCCGATCCGGACCGAGGCCGACCTCGAGGGGCCGACCCTCGAGTCGGGTGCATCGGTCGGGGCGAACGCGACGATTCTGCCGGGCGTGACGATCGGCGAGAACGCGTTCGTCGCGGCTGGAGCCGTCGTCACGGACGACGTGCCGGCCGACAGTCTCGCAGTCGGGGCACCGGCGACGATCGAGGAACTTCCCGAACCACTCGAGGGACCGAACCAGATCGCATGA